From the genome of Triticum aestivum cultivar Chinese Spring chromosome 1A, IWGSC CS RefSeq v2.1, whole genome shotgun sequence:
TGCACCGTATAATCATTTTTTATAAAGTTTATCTAACATATTTTTTAAATCATGAGAACATTTTTTCTAATGTCACAAaacatttgtttgaattttacaAAACAATGTTTTTAAATTACATTGTATAAATATTctgtaaaaaaatcatgaacattcttTGAACAGCTGAAAAAAAAATGAGTCACGGACAATGTTTCTCTGAATAGTACCAATATTtatgatgttcaccgttgatgttGCACAGGCCCAGACTATGCATAACTCTTCTTAGACAGAGAAATGTTGCAGATGCACCACTATAATTATATTTATGACAAGTGGAAAATCTACAGGAAAGAAGAAATTAAATGCATATTAACACTAAAACCATTTATGGGCCACCCAGTAATGCGGCCCAGTCATGCTTTTggtttttagatttttttaattctaaataatatATTAATATTCCTCTTTAGCTTTATTCATATTCTGTGAAAGGTATCTTTCAGAAACCAGTGGGGACTTTTTGTGGAAGTACTGTATATTTTGTAATGTTAAGCAGATTAGAGAAGTCCCCACAAATAATCATCATAAACCCTAATTTCAAGGATTTCTTTTCATGTTTCTTAATCAAGAAAGGCTCCTTCGTTGCAAACAAAGAAAATGTTCTCCCTGTCCTCTTTGTTTCCTTTGGTGTTTAGGTACAACGCAACCCAAATACTAATCCTAGCTAGCAGTTTTCTTTAAGAAAATAAAAGGGTTATGTTTGGATATTTGGCTTGACCATCCACATAAATATCCTCTTCATTTGACTTGCACGATCATTGAAAATGTTTAACATATTGGAGGAGCTTGAAACAAAATGTTGCGCAGGCGAGGTTGAAGGAAATTGCTATAGGTGTATAGAGAACGCTTGTGGTCTGCGCGCACAAAACAGTCGGCCCTGACTTACTTCTGCCACCGCACTTGTGAGCTTCTTCATccctaaaaaagaaaaaaacttgtGAGCTCCTCCGTTCATTAGGCTTTTCTGTTTGAAGCGTGTGTCACTGCTCACACAGGTTGCACGGGTGGGCTTACTATGCAGAACGTCCTGGATAGTCCAATCAAGCACATCACTCCAAAAAGCTATCAGAATCATCACACCCCATATCCGCCCCAATCACACGGGCAGCTGCCCTGACCAAAAAAACAGTACCCAACTGGGTTCCGCCCAAATGCTCAAACTGACTGGCAGTTCCCATATCCAGTTTAAATCTGAGGTGAATACAAATGCGTCTGCCACGTCGGACTGAGCACTAGGGCCCGTGTCAATTTGccaatatcgaccccccccctccccccctccttgCCGCTCAGGTTACCGCCATTGGACGCCGGCATCGGACACCGCCACCAGACTTAAAAAAGAGTAGGGTATGTACCCTTTCGAATTCGGACGAAGAAGTCGAAAATGATTTAACATATTCATAGTTACATATCAGCAGAGAAGATTCATGGTGACAATCCATATCCTTCATAAATGGTGCAATGAAGACCGAAGCTTACCGCTTTTGAACGACGCGGCTATTTAAGCTGGCAGTGTCGCTCCTCGCGCCTGCGGAGTGGGACTAAACCCCAACCCTGCATGCTGGCGCAACACAAATATTACATCTACACTGAAAATCTTAAGTACGAACAGTttatttagagcatctccaacaggcgcgctaaaCAAGCGCCGTGCCGCAAATTTAGACagtttagcgcgcgcgcaacccggtgggtggctccagcgggcgcgcaataacCACGCGCGCGGTATAAGGAGTTGGGCACGCGGTCGGATTCGCTATCTCGCGCGGTGTATTTGCGGCGCCCGCTTCCGCACgtggcacactcgagcgctcgcgctgCACTCTCTCTTCTCCACCTCCTACGCCCCGCGTGCGCCGGCACCGGCGAACTGCACCCCATGGACGCACGCGCCGGCACCCTGCTCACCCCATCCTATAGCCGCGACCCCTCCACCGCCCGGGTGGcgttggcctcgcctccgccggagctcctccgaccatcggcctcgcgcgcggcctcttcatgAAACAAGGCGGCGGACAGCTCCGGCACCTCGAAGGCGAGaaggaagaagcttgcagggcgtgcgacgggcgcggcggctaccgaagcgccgacgagctcactcgttgagccggcggccgacgcgcacaacatgttcgatgaaatgcccccAAGGTAAAAAAATTCCAACTTttcatttttttgttattttttcaatgcattcacatatagatagcttatttgcattgttgaaaaaactttgtagtctcaatgatgatgcatacatgtcaacgatgggtgttggctccaacaattcgcattggtctcaaaccaacatgcatttcgaagaccatgagttcgaggtggacaaggagggtgagggcattgtcgatgcaccgaaaggaagagcgggcaattacaccaacgtcgatgacatcttactatgcaatacttggttgcaagtgtcgagggatccatccgttggaggtgatcaaagtagagatgcttattgggggcggatgaaagaacactttgatgTTCACAACTTGAGTGGAATTGACTGCTCcgagagatcacttcggtcccgatggtcgacaatcaactcagattgtcaaaggtgggcggcctgtcaaaaggcggttgacaagttgaacccaagtggcacaaatgcgaggacgatagagtaagtggcatttcatacatgttcatcatacttgttgttggtgctaacttgctttattttcatgtagtacaacattgcgcaaaacttgttcaaagaagaggagaggacaaccaagaaggggaagatcaagaaaggaagggtcTTTACCTTGCCCCATTGCTATAAcgtgttgaaggatgatgagaaatggaagaagcgtgaagatttggatgatttgcatttgagcaacaaacgcaagcgaacaattaagttggatgaggaggaggaggaggaggaggatgcatcaagtgatgacggcaagagaagcctcacacccaactcggtttcatactcgaagccaaagcgacctgatgggtgcaagaaagacaaaaccgaaaagaagaagaggaaaggagatgatgagctcaaaaatgctatggaagctattgtgaaggcaagaaaagaagccaacgaagtgaggaaaatggcaaggaaccaagatgccgcggccgaggagaggaggttggcggccgaggagaggagggtggttttggaggagaggaaggtgagcaatgaggagcgaactagattgttggaatgggagaagcacttgttcttcttggacacatctaacCTCAATGCGACGCAAAAGAagtatgtcaatcttgcccgtgaagaagtcttgatccaaaaaagagccatggttcgtgcaatgggtggcggtggcctcggcgccatgggtggcggtggcctcggcgccatgggtggcatgggtggcttcggaggtaCCGTGGGCGGTGCAATGGGAGGCATGGCTGGCTTTGGAGCACCCCCCGACGCTATGGacaccatgggaggcatgagttttgcttctctcatgggaggcatgggtgcaccttcggccgccatgggcggaatgtctttcgatgtgccttctcgcacacattcccatgaagatgccgttgaagatcttgccaacaccgttggagcttcacgtgatgcggtgcacgatgaggagagggaggaagattcatcttcggaggcggaagaatcgtcttccgaagatgaggacgaggacgaagacgaggacgaggaatGATGTGTCTTTCATTTGTGTATTGAATTtgatttgcattttgaacttggttggatgaacttgtgggcatgattttgaacttgtgggcatgaacttttcttcatcaacttgtttgtgtgcaATTTTATATGTCATGTTCATCGCATTTTGAATGTTTCAACTtcattttgtgttcaaaatgccatATATGCAATGCCTCAGCAAAtcgcgcgctgctggagcggcgcgcgcgctgcgttttagcgcggctgctggagccaacgccgcgcgccgcgccaaaccaggcgatgggcgcgcgGCAAAGCGGTTTTTTGCGCGCGACGAGTTCGgcacctgttggagatgctcttagtgttTTAACAACCCCGCCACCTGCAAAGTGGGACTAAGACGTcttccaatgcaaaggtgcttagagAAGGTGCTGAATGCATTAAGTATCTTAGCAACTCCACCCCctatgcataggtgcttaacttatTGTTGCTAAGCACACTTTATTTAATGGTTTAGCACCTAAAGTCTTTCATGCATTGGTTAACTTGtttcatttaagtggtttgcctaggttcttgcgcttggcattggttcttcctgggGTCAACAAAGTTCTCTCTCCTTCTTAATTACTGCGCCATGTCACTTTTTTActtatgtggcatgcttagcacctgtcGACGATGGAGCACTGGGAAGGGTCTAAACCCCAACCCTGCATGCTGGCGCAACACGAATATTACATTTACACTGAAAATCTTAAGTAAGAACAGTTTTTTTGTTGTTTTAACAACCCCGCCGGTCCAACGCACACTAAAACATCCAAAATGATCGACGTGCATGTGTTTGCATGTGTGTGGTTGCAGTAACACTTTATTGTAAGACATCAAACAATTTATTTTTAGGCTTGCCGGTGCGCAATTTAAGATGATCACGATTTAAAAAAAAATAGGCAACTAAGAGTTACCGTGAACATTTTAAAAttctcaaacattttttaaatttgcatGAACATTTTTCATAATTTTAATAATTTTAACGAAAATCAGTAGCTGCTTTTTTTTGCTGATCCAGTAGAGCAGCAGGACCAAAAAAGCAAGTGAAAAAAGAAACGTGCGCAGCCACTGGGAAATTACAGCTGATAGCCTCTCCATTTCGCCCCACGCGCTGTAACCCTAGCGCTGCCACCCCGTCGCGCCGGCCGTGCAGCATCGCCGCCGGACCCCATCCCCCGACGCCCTATACGCTGCACCCCGCCGCGGCCGAAAGAGAGTTCTTCCCAgatatctcctcctcctcctcctcctcctcctcctcctcctcctccatggggcGGCCGAAGCGTCAGGAGTTAGAACTGCAAATCGATGGAGCGAGAAAATCATCAAACTGGGCGAGGTCCGGCGAAGAAGAAGAGCTCCGGCGAGGGGGGGCGATTGGGTGGGCTCGGGCGAGGAGGGCTACCTGGGCGCTGAAGGCGTAGGGGTGGGCGACTGGCTGGCGGCGGGGAGTCTCCTCCGGGCGACGGGGTGCAGCGTATAGGGCGTCGGGGGATGGGGTCCGGCGGCGATGCTGCACGGCCGGAGGAGGGAACCGCCCGTTTCGTCGTCTGCAATCCCGCCACCCAGAGGTGGACGGAGCTGCCCCCTCGCCCGCGGCCAAACACATGCCGCTATTACCAGCAGTTCCATCTGGCTTTCGACCCAGCAGTCCCGTCCCATTTCCACGTTTTTGATTTCGAGAGCACTGACGACGTGGACATTACAGGAGTGAGCATCTACTCGTCGAGAACCGGAGCCTGGAGCCAGAGGGATACTGGATCGGTTGACAAGGTTTGGCTGACCAATCGCAGTGTCCTGGTTGGCGGCATGCTGCACGTTGTCGGAAACCTACTGTATCCGGACGACAGCAACAATTGGGAAGACAAGACTGTGCTGGTGGCTGTGGACATGGAAGGCAAGGTGTGGAAGACCATCTCCGTGCCACGCGGCCAGAGCTATGGTACAGTTGGGTGCTCACAGGGGTGCCTGCACTATGCTGCTATATCTCCAGCTCCTCTCACTGTTGGGGACGACGATGAGGATACACTCTGCATGGCTGAAGAGGTAGCGATTTGGCGCCTTGAGGATTATGATACCCAGCAATGGGCCCTGAAGCACAGTTTCAGGATCGATAATGTGCTGAACCTAAATGAGGTGGAGTACCGGATGGTTGGGTTCCATCCCGATCGCGACACCTTCTTCTTTGTCAGCAAGGGTATTTTTGAGGGCGAAGCATGGGATGCGGCTTCATTGCTGACATGGGACATGCGACGTCGCCAACTCTCTAGTGTCCTTCATCTCGAGAAAAGCAGTGTAGGGCCGTATCTGCCTTATGTTCCTCTCTTCTCATCAGAGCCACTAGCAGATGCAGGTGGGCACTAATTCAGTTCGACTCATGCTTGGGCTTGCTCCGATCAATGGAATAATCATGTATGTGTACACCTGCACTTCTTAATCTTTTTGAATTGTGTTAGTCAGTTTGTTCTATGGGGCTAAATTATACTACTGTTATCCAGCTTTCTTGGCCATGATATGCCATGATTACGGTTGTCCTGAATCCTAGTATTAGTGACTGTTAATTGTGAACTTCGTTTTGTTCCTTCTTAGTTATTGTGTGTGTAAATGATATACTGTGACTGGTTTAATTGATAAACCTAGTGCTATAGAAGATTTTAGTAGCTGGATGGATAGCTTTCCCAGAAAAAGTAAAGAATCTGGTGGATGTGTCTGTAGCAGCTTTTTCTGGACTTTATGGAAAGCCGGAAATGCAGCTTGCTCTAAATGCGCTTACACAGCGTGATCCTACTGCGATTATCTATCAATCTGCTAATTGGTTGTCATATTGGTCTAATTTGCAGAGAGACGAAGGGCACTGGGTACTTCCAACTGTGGCGGCTCAGCTCGCGAAGGTGGCTGTGGAGTGTGAACTTCTTTCATGTGAGCAGGGGATGGGCTCCTATAGTGCTATCGCTTGCAGCAGGGTTGGAGTGTGATGCTGCTGCACGAGATATGTTTGATACATTGTCGTTGCCTTTATCTGGTCGTAGCTTGTTTAGGTCATGTTTCATAATACCATTTACTGTGGTTTGTCTTGGAGTCCGCTTATCTGGTTTTTGAGCTGGTGAGCGTTGTGTTGTGGGTGCTTGCCTTTGTGGCCTATTTCTTTGTTGCTCTGGATTGATTGACTGCATGCATTCGTGTGGGCTGACGGTTGTTTTATCGGTTTCGCTTCAGTGGCATGAAATCGGGGGCGAAAGCTCCTCCATTCGGAAGAAAATCTTTACCATTATTAACAACAAGAAATGTGTAGCAAGGGATTGTCTTTTGGACAAGAAGAAAAATGGGACAGCTCAGACTCAAACATCGGTTTGGTTCTCTTGGCCAAAAGGACAAAATTCTCAATTCAGGCAATCCAACCTTTGCCGACCTTCCAAAATTTTCATATAAAAAGCTAGTAAGAAAACCTACCAAATGCATACAAGACTACAGCCATCTGTGCGTTGGAACTCTAGATCAGAGAAGGAGCTATCACTACCCCAGTTATGCTCGTGTCGTTTATATCCATATTACTTTTAATATAAAGAGAaactccaaaaagaaaaaaaaaacaattttTAGCATGATACTCATTCTTTTTAACATGGTCACAATACTCGTCAGCTCCCATTGAAATTTACCCGAAAGACATGTCATCTAGAAATCTCACAAGGATTTTGCATAAAACTATTATATGGTAAGGTTACTCCTGATTTTTAATTTGAAAAACATTTAATCAATCTAGAGATATAACAAAGTTGCTCACAGGTTTCTACATAGCGTGGGACCTCACTTCAAACATAGGAATCCTTGTCTACAATTCTTGTCTTCCAAACAGACCATGAAACATCGAATTCACAATGCAGAAATGGCAACAAAAGGAAAAGTGGAAAAATGTATTATTACTGGACCAAACAAATGATCAATCTACATTATCACACAAACCACTATCAAGTGTACAGCCAAGTTCCACCAAATCTTAGAGACCTAGCACTGAAAATGACCATCCTATAGGCGAACTGCAACAGATAATCACAGGTCAAGCAAGCTGCTTTAGCTTCCACTGTGTTGGCTGGTTATGTACAATTGCCAAGTGTTCATTAGGATTTACAAAGAATCAATCAGCCCAACACAAAAGTGAAGAATGGACCCCCCTTTGCAACTCAGATACTATCAACACATCTTGTTAGCACTTAAGCGGTAACAGGACAGCTTCAGTTCGACTTGTAGGCCCAGCTGTGCTCCTTGAGGTAGGCTTGCACTGCTTCCTTGATGGCGAGATTCGGAACCAACTGATGCTCCTTCAAGGGCTCCCGTGTCACTGGGTCGAAATTGCCCACCTAAGGGAAGGTTATTGTGAGATTTACAACATCAAACCGTATGTACCACATATACGAAGTTATATGTAAAGCGAAGTTTAAATAAATTTGAACCTTAGCACATCATCAAAACATACCTGGTGTCATACCTATGCCAATCAAATAATGTACCAGTTCAACTCAGCTACACCAGCTACTGTTCATTTGTTCAAGCTTCTGTGTTGTTTCCTTTAATTAATAACAGTTATTTCAACTATCCAGTACTTATACAAGAGTCATCTAAATCTATGATTATTGTAGAATCAGGCAATATATATGTAAGTGGAATAGTCTGTATTAAGGAATTTCAGGGGATGATATTAGCAGACACCAGTAGAAAAAATAAATTAAATTAAATCAAGGGTTCTCTATAAACAGATACCAGATTAGGAAGAATGCGCaccttgtggagatgctcaagcaGTATGGCCCTCTCATATGTTACACCACTGGGTGTGATAACTGGATCTCTAAAAATCTCAAAAGTTATTTGACAGCAAAGGTAGTCGGGCACCTAGGTATTCAGAGTGGGAACAACTTAAGAACACAGAGGAGAAAAAAATAACACTGAACAGAAGAAATTTGGTTACAATACAAGATATCATAAAAATAATCAGTGCTTTTACATCTCCTGGCGTATCAGCAAGTATAGCGTTTGTGAAGACTTCGGATAACAATTTGCATTGCTCTGGATACTCATTGGTTGTCCCCTCAGAGTCTTCTGAAAGAGTACCGCTAAGAAAGTGATGCTCCTGCAGAGCATTTTCACAAGCTTCCCTACAATGTTCATGTTACATCAGAGTTAAAAAAAAAATCAGTATCTTGAATGTAAGGCATCAGGGTGAATGTTACAGTTTTGCCGAATTGACCCTCAACATTAAATATACAGACTTGGCTTTGATCTGCAGCACAATGATGCCAATTATATCAAGGTAATTTCAACACACAATGTACCTTAAACTTTGCATCTTCCAAACCCGCTGAGTGGAGTGCTTTTCCCAGTCTTGGTACTTGGCCTTGGCAAGAACCTGCCAAATGTCCTCCGCCATTTTGTCCCTTGAATTTGAAGACTTCAAGAGATCCAAAGCCTGTTCCCCATCAATTTGTCAAGCCAAAATAACTGTCAATGTCAGCCAATTAGCTGAGGTCAATAATTAAATGTGTCTCCAACTGTCATTTCAACTCGTATGTAATCAGGAGAGCTTGGTGAAAGACACCAAGGTAGTACATATTGACATCACCATCTTTCTCAAGAAGACCGCAAGCCCATAACAAGTTATAGTGAAACCATTTCATCCGATGGTAAATTACTAACGTCAAAGAGGACAGGGGGTTCAGTTCAAGTTCCGCAATATTTGAGAGCACGCAGACAATAACATCCAAAAAAATTGTTAGACTACAACTCAGAACAGGACACAAACGGTCAGCGTCCCAGTGGGTGTGTGGTTACATTATTTATGCATGTGAAGAAGGCAGGTAAGCTACAAGGGTAATCAGGAAGCATGCTTTAGACACATGTGAGATCACCGGACCTTCTCGAACTCCTTGACGGCGAGAGCGCAGTCCTCCTTCTCGAGCAGCGCGCACCCTAGCAGATAGTGCCCCTGCATCATCAATCACAGAAGCAAGAAGAGATGAAGCTCTGAAACCTGCACATTGTACAAATCGATACGCCCTTCTTCCTCGGGCATGAACTGAAGAAAGGGGGATAATAATCTATCTGTGTGAGTCACCTTGACGGAGGCGTCGTCGAGCGCGAGCGCCCTCCTGCTGTCCTCCTCGACCCTGGCCCAGTCCTTGCGGCGGAAGTGGCAGAGGCCCCGGTTCACCCAGTAGACCGCGACGCCGGGGCACAGCGCAATCGCCTGGAAACCAACCAGCCAACCCACCAATCAATCAATCCGATAATCAGAGGGGATTTGAGGGATCGAATCGTCGGCCGGGGAGAAGGGGattgggggaggaaggaggaggtttCGGGGGTCGGGGGGTTGGGGTTGCCTCGGTGTAGCAGTCGATGGCGGCGCCGAGGCGGGCCTTGCGGAAGCACGCGTTGCCCTCGGCGCGCCGGAGCTCCGCCTGCCGGGCcacgccgccgtcctccgccgccgccgccatgggaaacctccctctctctctctctgaagttGGTTGGGATTGCGCCGCGCAAGAATACCGAAGGCCCCACGAGAAGACAAGACAAGAGGAgggatttcttttctttctttttcttaaagAAAAAGGACTCGAATATATTGTTTATTTTTCCTGATCCAAAAGGTCAAACAAGTCAACCGGGCCGAATTGATGTAAAAAAAAATGAACTAGACCTGATCATATACCCAATCGGGCCGGCCTTTGGGCCTTGGCAAAGCACCAAGTTGAAATCCCAAGCCCGGCCCAGCTGGCCCAAAACACATGGGCAAGTTCACAAGTTTAGGAGCTCCAACTCCGTCTTCTAAAAAAAAGAGCTCGAATTTCGAGGCTCACGGTCTTGCTAAGCATGCTTCAAGCCGTCATGTCTGGCTAGGCCAACCGGGGAAACTTCATTTCATACATGTAAACGTTCTGCAAGTATAAATAAAGCTTAGCGAGAGTGTCTACATTTTTTTAtcaattaaaataattattttagGGCTATAAAAATAACACATTCTACATACTTGCTAGTTAAAATATATTTCTTAATCATTTTGAGCTTTTTGGGGGGGTTTAGGGCCGGGCTTCTAGGTGGAAATGTTAAGCCCGAGCCTAGATGTCACACTTTTGACAACTAACTAATATAAGAACTTCAATCAAAATAAAGAGAGTGAGATTTTTCTTTGGGGGTCTAAAATCGGAGTGGGACCGTGTGTTGTGGAAAATGTTCTTTAGATTGATAATGTATAATTACATACAATACGCTGAGAGGTAATATGTATCTGGCACTCATATTTTCCTATGTATATCCTAAGTCGAGATAACTAGTCATTTATGACTTAATTGTAGATACTTCCTCCGGatttaaatataagaccttttaaagATACAgactacatactgatgtatatagacatattttagagtgttgaTTCACTTATTTTCTTCCGTATATAGTCCATAATGAAacctctaaaaggtcttatatttaggaacggaggaactATTTTAGGTTTGCTACACATGgcttcttattttatttttttgtattactccctctattcacttttataagaccttgaagacatctCACCTTATCTATCAAGATTCTTACCAACTCAAGATGCTCACCACTGGGGTCCTGAAGAGACAACTGGTTTCCATCAAGGAGCTCTTTGCAATCAACCACAACATTGGAGAAGGGTGGGTGTCACACCAACCAAGCATTACGGACTCAATTTCTAGTTGGTGTGCATGGTGTAGGATGGTTGATGGATATGGCGGATATAGCACTATCATACATTATCTATTGTTTTTAACAAAAAAAGAACTAtctaatgttttgcatattttcttGTATCATTCGCTGCGACTCGAGAAAGTGTTGGATTCTATGTCTTCTAGGCACAGCCGGCTAGAAATAGTCCTGTGGGGTTTGTTTACTCGCATGTTAACAACATACTATGTGGTGCATgggttgtattgttgtattctctTGCTATCACTTTGAAGGTGTTATTTCTTGTACAAAAAGTATCTACGAGATGTATGAGTAGACGCGTGCATCAACTAACGAAGATTTTCGGTCTCTAATCAAACTGCGATTTTTTGTCCGGGAAATTGGAACTTCTAACGACAACAATAGCTTGCCTGAATCCATGTCTATTAGTACAACTTCCCATGGGTTCGATACCTAGGGTCACCCTTGGGGAAAAGTTAGACAACAGAAACCAGATCAAAGATAATCAACTACCTAGTCAACGAGGCGCGTCGCACCGTCAACGTGTCCACCGACAAGCCAGTGTCTGTATGAGAGGCCATCAGAGAAGGTGACGCAGACCACCGTCGTAGGCACCCTTGGCGAGCTGACCTACCGGATGAACCTAAATAGCTTTCTGGGCCACGGCGAGTCTTGCCTCAGGTATGCATCCTACGATGATTAGGCCAACGAGGGTGGTGATCATTGTTAGCACTAGCCCAATTCTCTCTACACAAAGGGTAGGGGGTCAATGTCCCCTCCCTATTAAGAACAAATATATTGCATTTACAACACCAATTAACAATCGCGAGATAGACACAAGAAGAGGAACAAAGTGTAAAAGATGTGCGGTTTTGATCATAATCAGTTATAGTTCTTAAAAAACCATGACATGATGATCATTGTTGATCAGGTACCCTGACGATCCATACGACAAAATATGGGAGTCAAGTCAGACATGGTGCTGCAAGCCAACTACCTAGCCAACATGGCACACGACACCGTCAACGTGTCCACTGACAGGCAAGTGTTCGTTGCCACGGACGAGAGAGACCGCCATCGTAAGCATCCTTGGCGAGCACACTATCGGCTCAGCCTCAACAACTTCCTGAGCGATAGCTGGGCCGTCTCCTACTTCCTAGGCGATGAATGTTTTACTCTCGTGTAAAATTTCGTGAAAATATAACATTCAACGTGCTCAAGATAAAAAAATATATTCAAAATCGGTACTCTGGAAAAAAAAACTCAGTTTTTGAAGCAGTAATTTTGGGCTGCTTGTTTTGTTATTTTTACCAAATCATCATGAACGTGATCTCTTTACAAAAAATCATCGGTAGGGAGAACACTCAAGAATGTTTGTCTAAAGAATTTCGGAATTGTTTGatttttcattaaaaaaaattcaaaattcactGTTCACCCGGCTGCATTTGAACCTGGGAGCAGAATGTCACTTTCAGCTAAACAACACTTTCTCTGATGAGCTCAGCTCCATCATCGTTGGGTGTCATTCTGGTTTGTATCCCGTCAAAACTCAATGGATTATAACTTCAAAAGTTTTTACTTTTCTTCATTTCAAACAAAAATGTCATTTTTCCCAATTCGTTAAATCAAAAAATCAAAATGGGACACAGTAGTCATTTTTTAACTCTGCAACACAACGGTCGTACTCTGAATTTGTTTTGAGTTTTTCAAAAACTATTGCTATG
Proteins encoded in this window:
- the LOC123185167 gene encoding E3 ubiquitin-protein ligase CHIP isoform X2, which codes for MAAAAEDGGVARQAELRRAEGNACFRKARLGAAIDCYTEAIALCPGVAVYWVNRGLCHFRRKDWARVEEDSRRALALDDASVKGHYLLGCALLEKEDCALAVKEFEKALDLLKSSNSRDKMAEDIWQVLAKAKYQDWEKHSTQRVWKMQSLREACENALQEHHFLSGTLSEDSEGTTNEYPEQCKLLSEVFTNAILADTPGDVPDYLCCQITFEIFRDPVITPSGVTYERAILLEHLHKETTQKLEQMNSSWCS
- the LOC123185167 gene encoding E3 ubiquitin-protein ligase CHIP isoform X1 — its product is MAAAAEDGGVARQAELRRAEGNACFRKARLGAAIDCYTEAIALCPGVAVYWVNRGLCHFRRKDWARVEEDSRRALALDDASVKGHYLLGCALLEKEDCALAVKEFEKALDLLKSSNSRDKMAEDIWQVLAKAKYQDWEKHSTQRVWKMQSLREACENALQEHHFLSGTLSEDSEGTTNEYPEQCKLLSEVFTNAILADTPGDVPDYLCCQITFEIFRDPVITPSGVTYERAILLEHLHKVGNFDPVTREPLKEHQLVPNLAIKEAVQAYLKEHSWAYKSN